The Mauremys reevesii isolate NIE-2019 linkage group 1, ASM1616193v1, whole genome shotgun sequence genome segment GGTATCAACAGGGCTGACATGCTGGAGCTATCAGCTAGTCAGGAAATATAAATATGCTCTATCGGATCTGTTACCACAGAGCAatcagctctgaattcctgcctTCACAATCGAGCCAGAGAATAAAAcctttgaaaatgcatttgctggTTAAATTCCCATGACCAAATAAACCTGAGGTAATTTGGGAACTAGTCATTGATATTCTGTGGGGTCTGCTCTACCTAATCCCCTGGCAGTATCAGGCCGGGAACACAAGGAACCTCGAGAAATGGGACCCCTTGAGAAATCCTGACTCAGGGCATCAAGTTTCTAATACTCTGAGCTCGCTTTGAAAGTCAcatttctgtgtagcttgaacaTCCCACCGTGGAGCATGGGCAGATGTAGGGGAGGGGTTCCCAAGCTACCTAGTGCTGTCTGCCCTCCATTCCATCATTGAGTCACCCCAACCGCCCAGCTGAGTCCTCCGCCActgcacagaacatctgcaaatggaaacagaTCGCAGACTTTCCCCTTCACTGCACATTTTAAAGTTAGTGAAACCTGCCAACATACCCAGTTCCTGCTAGAAGGGAAGCCACTGACACCAGAGGTCTTCACCATAAAGGACAAGGAGTCATTGCAGAGGTTGCACAGGCGGCAGGCAGTATCTGTTCAGACAGGGAGGCaactgtctttatgaagcatgtttgcacattcccttgggggccgcttggccatcagggaacctcagctgcttgaCTTAGTTTGCACCAGCTGTAACCCCTGTCACAgccaatggcaaactgcaggaggGCAGATCACAGGGGATGTGGTGATGCTGCCCAACCAGACTGCGgcgccagccctgctgcaggctctacTCCTGCAATCCAGGCTCATCATCATTGTTCTTCTGGTTCCGATTAATCACATGGCTCCCTTGGGGAAGGCCGAGTGGTAATGATGATGCTGTCACCATTGtgatcttgctgaaataaaatgaataataaagaataatagtTCATAATATAGGACCATATTTCTGCCCGGCAGCCCTATTTCCTGCATTAGAAACCCAGGGTGCAGCTGGGGAAGCGACATTCCACAAGGCTCCCTGCATGGGAATTTCCCTCAGATCGTTCCGGGTGAGaggtcccttcccttctccctgaggaATGAAAAGGGGGACCCAGAATCCCTGAATCCCCAAAGttatgcacagatctcagtgatACACTGGTAGCTAGACCCACCTACCCACAATCTCTGGGCCTCCACAACTGCTCTAAGACCCTCTCCAGCTCTCTGCTAGCACAATTTCATCAGAGTTGTGCTACCAGGGCCTGTCACAGCAGCCACTGCCCACAGGATCTGCTGAAGGGGCCTTGTACAGGATGGAGGAGGCTGCACAGAGATGAAAGGGCTGGTTAGAGTAGCTGATGGGCACAATACCTCAGCCATAGACTGGTCGGGAGGTTTTGACCTTTCCATACCCACTGTGCAGCCAGAGACTCTGTCAATGCCACCTTCATTTGTTTCGAGGAAGAGGCAGATGAAAAGCCTCCAATTTCTCCTAGGGATTCAGGCAGCTGAAACTGGGCAGCACCATGGCAGCTGAAATTTCAGAGAAAAATGATCCAGTTGCTGAGCAGCATCATTGGGTCAAAATTGTGTGGGGGAGGTGAGGGGCGCTCTGTTTTCCAACACAATTGTAGCTCAAACCATGAAACTCTGTCTCTAGTGCTACAGGATCACACCTCTAGGTGGCAGCACAAGCCCCCCATTCACCTTCCACACTGAGCAcctcttagggtgaccatatttcccaaattGAAAACAGGAGACACACAGTTTCTCGCCCTAGTCTCCCCGCCTCTGTGCGAAGCCGTCGCCCGTCACTGGAACCCAGTAGGGGCCCCCTCAAGTTTGAGGAAGTTGTCACCTGTGGCTGCAACACTGCgtcctccctcccagctctgcctcaccCCCGGCTTGGGGCTGGCATCTCCACTCGCCTACACGaacgctcctcccctccccacttccccactgttATGATAGAAGTGGGCGTTTGTCCTGTTTGCTGTTGCCAGCTGATCAGGTctgcaagagcaaacaggacaaatgcctccctttgaaaaaacaaaaaaaagtcaagtcGGCTTAGACCCTGCTTATAAAGGGGATTGTCCGAGCCGAAATGGGACGTATGGTCACCTTAGCACAGAAGTCTGCTAGGGTGGCTAGCTGAGCGCTATAACAGAGGGAACTCCTGGAAAGTgtttggtccatctagcccagtgccctgtcttctgactgtggccagttcaggtacttcagagggaaagaacagaagggggcaattattgagtgatccatcctcccTCGTCTACTCCCAACTTCCGACACTCAGAGACTTAGACGCacccggagcatggggttgcgtccctgaccatcttgtctTATAGCCACGAATGAACCTCTCCTCCATGAAATTACCTAGGTCTTTTTTTGGACTCAGTCATActtttggccttcgcaacatcccctggcaatgagtccCTCAGGCTGACTTTgcattgtgcattgtgtgaagaaacgCGGCCtttgttcgttttaaacctgatgcATATTAACTTCACGGGTGACCCCTGGTTGCTGTGTTAtctattttatagacctctatcatattgccACTTAATCATCTCttgtccaagctgaaaagtcccagtattTGTAATCTCTCATccaatggaagctgttccatacccctaaacatttttgtcacccttctctgtactttttctaattctaatgtatctttttggagatggggcaaccagacctgcatgcagtattcaaggtgtgggcgtaccatgcatttatatagaggcatcTATTTCggtctcattatctatccctttcctaattgtTTCCAAAATGGGCAGTGGGTGGAGCCCCCTTTTCGGAAGACTAGCCTGCCAGACCCTTtccttctgcccgaggccctccccccccaccagagTGATGAACCCCCTGgagaagcccagagcccccacaccccctgtGGCTAGAGCCCTGAGCATGGTTTGAGGAGCCCCGGGCTGGCTGGAGCCACCCCAGCCCCGCTGCACCTCCTCTTGTGAGACCCCGAGCCACCCTGgggaaaagcttgtctcttcccaaAGAATCTGAGCTTTTTATATTTGCGTtgcaggttccagggcagctgaggaAGCTGTTGGGACATTGCCTCAGATATTCATCACAGTGGTATTATCATGACACCGTTATAATAGATCTTGTACAAACATGTCTTGTGAGGGGTCTATGGAAAAGTTTCAGAGCGGAAGCCGTGttcgtctgtatcagcaaaaacaacgagcagtccttgtggcactttagagactaacacattgatTTGGTGTAGTTTCCTTgggggcaacagttttaggaagaaatcactggagacacggAAAGCTGTAAACCTTGAAGCAGCCTTTTTATTGCCACACACAGAACTAAAGAACAGCCAGACAGAACTGGCTGGGccatcccctaataatctaaggcggttgccatagcaacacaaaattctattaccatgacaaccaaatacacaacatttgggcataagcttttgtgggctaaaacccacttaatctaatgcatggagtggaacatacattagggaggtataaatacacaacaTACAAAAGGTGGgcattgccttaccaagtgtggggaggtcagtgctaacgagcaaATTCAATTAAGGTTGAaatctcaacagttgacaagaaggagaggaaatcacttttgtagtgttaatgaggccaatgtaaactAGGTGGCTCATTTGAAACAGTGGACAAGAAAGGGTGAGTATTTAGgaaggggaaattagtttttgtaaaaacaactagcagtacttgtggcacctttgagcCTAACACATTGATTTAGTttctgtagtgacccatccactccccctCTATTCAGACCTAATTTGATGGTGCCCAGTTTGCAAATAATTCCAGTTTTGCAGtgtctcgttggagtctgtttctgaagtttttttgttgaagaactgccacttttaagtctgttattgagtagccagggagattgaagtgttctcctactgatttttgaatgttataattcctgatgtcagatttgtgtccatttattcttttgcatagagactgtgtggtttggccaatgtacatggcagaggggcattgctggcacctgatggcatctatcacattggtagatgtgcaggtgaccaagcccctgatggtgtggctgatgtgctTAGGGCCtaatgatggtgtcccttgaacacATAAGCAGACATatttggcaccggggtttgttgcagactttggttcctgagctagtgtttttgttgtgtggtgtgtcattgctggtgagtatttgcttcaggttgggggtgtgtctgtaagtgaggactggcctgtctcccaaggtctgtgagagtgagtgaTCGTCCTTCAAGATAGGCAATGTGATATATGCAGGGCCGGccctggcttttttgccaccgcaagcaaaaaaaaaaaagagggggggaggggccgccggagtggcaaagcaggggaaaaaacaaaaccacagtggggccagagcggcaaagcagggtcgGGGGACAAAAACGGCGCGGCTGGAATGGCAAAGGGGGACTGCAGCagagccggagcagcaaagcagggagaaaaaaagcaaaacaacaacataaaaccACGGTGTGGCTGGAGCAGTAAAGGGGGAACACGGCGCTGAATCGGCAAAGCAGGGAAGACACTAAAAAACCCTGCCGCACAGCCGGAGCGGTaatgcagggtgggggaaaaacaaaaaactctgcacggctggagcggcaaagcaggtgaaaaaaaaccaacctgcggcgcggctggagcggcaaagcgggggtgggggaacggcacaaccggcaaagcaggggagaagaaaacaaaaaaaccccacagggcggccggagccaggggactccctgtgctgcagagtgcgcgcccggtctaatggggggaggggagggagcggggggggagagagacggggggcagccagggcttcagggaGGTGCTCACCCTGCGGCCCCGACCTCCGCactgcctgccgggagggctccgagctgctccagtcgtgggggagggaaggacgcaggctgccctgccaaatgagctgcagggcgctcccctcctccgccccctacagggcggccggagcagcaaacaaacaaacaaattaaacaaaaaaaagcgtcagtgccgccctaggattgggtggAAGCCGCctcctagaatctgccgccccaagcaccagcttgctcagctggtgcctggagccggccctgaggaaGAGGGAATCTGGGCCTGCGACTCTTGCCAGGTCTCCTGAGTGTCagactctctcacacacacagctctgctctgcctcagagGGGAGTGAGCTCATAGGGAGTGTTGTGTGCAGGATGGGCGTCCGTGCCCCTTGAATAGCCCCTGTCCACAGCTGCGGCAGTGCCAGTGGATCACTCAGCACCCAGAGCACTCAGGAAGGGATGATTAACCAGAAACGGGACAATGACCAGCCAGGTGTAATGGGAAACAGCATCCACATCCCTTCTCTTTATTAACTCTATAGGCAGGAATTCTGAGGTTAGAGAATCCACTGATACAGCTCTTTATGGGCCAAAATCCCACCAGTCCCCCAGCTCTCCACAAACACAGTCACTTTGTAAATGCTACTGCCTTCCATCCACCAGTGCACTAGCCTTCTTCACCAACTCCTCTTCCATTGCTCCAGGCCGTAGATCCCGTCAGAActtctctctccacagtggaGATCATTAGCTCATTCCATCTTGGGCTAATGATCTCCACTGTGGATGTCAGGGTCCGGGATGGAATAGGGGgcgtgtgtttttcatggccCGTGTCAACAGTGCTGGAGTTGGCTGATGAACTCACTGTTCACTTAAGGAACACCCTGATTATCCTCgcacgaaggtgtttgcttttcacgctgTACACGATTGGGTTCATTAGGGGTGGAACCAGCACGTAGATGTAGCCCAGGAAAATCTGAAGCAAGCGAGAAGAGCTGTTCCCAAACCTGTGTATCACAGACAAGCCAATATGTGGTAAGTAGAAGAGCATGATGGCGCACAGGTGGGAGACACAGGTGCTCAGGGCCCTGAGGCACTCCACATGGGATGCTGCGACACTCAGCACAgttttgaggatcatcacatagGAGAAAAAGATAAGCAATGAGTCCAACCCCACCGTTAAGAGTTTAATAGACAAGCCATAGATGTTGTTGACTGTGATATCTGAACAAGCCATCTTCATGACCTCCTGGTGtaggcagtaggaatgggagaggacattggcttGACAGTATCGGAACtgtttcaggagaaaggggagtgggaaTATTAGGACCACGGATCTTAGCACAACCACCAGTCCCATCTTAGCTATTCTCGGTGGGGTTAAGATGGAAGCATATCTTAGTGGGACAGATATCGCAatgaagcggtcaaaggccatcaaaAAGAGAACGGAGGATTCAATGTATGAAAGAAAGTCAATGAAGAAGACCTGGGTGAAACAGGCATAGAGGCTGATCTCCCTAGAGTTAAATAATAATATCCCCAGTGTTGTTGGTATGGTACATATCgataagccaaggtctgtgatgaccaacatggaaaggaaaatgtacatgggctcatggagtgttcgatctgtttttataatgaacagaataaCTGAATTGCCTACAATCGAAATGACATATATTAGGCAGAATGGGACAGAGATCCAGAGATGCATGTCTTCCTGACCAGGTATCCCGGTGAGCAGGAAAACTACAGAgttgaatttggtgtcattgacacCTGACATAATGTACTGGGCAGCTCCAAGGTGTTTTGAACGttccttcctgaaaggaaaaagaacaggagactaCATGATATTCAATTAAACATCCTTCTGCTCTTAGTACAAGTCTAGAGGTTCCCAGGAGTCAAGGAAGATCAGCAAAAACATAGTATTGGATTTGCACCATTAACAGGAAGATAGGCATTGCCAGATTGGATTAGACCtgcagtccatctagcccagtatccagtggccagttccagatgctgcagaggaaggtggaagaagccCTGCAATAGGCAGCTGTGAGATAACCTGCTCCCAGGGAAAATTTCTCCCTGATATATTGTGATGTAAATCAGGAAGGTTTAGAGCCCTCCCAAGacttttttaaaacaatcatCATTCCTGTAATTGGATTTCCTGGTTTCCCATATAAACATCCACTCCCTCTTTGAATCCCACTAAACTCTTGACCCCCTTGATACCTTGTGCCTGGGAGTTCCACAGCCTCCTTCAGCACTGTGTGATTTTGCAATTGTGACCTTCCCACAGACACCCATTCTGGCCCTCCAATTCTGAGTGTGACCCATTGTATGATGGCATGAATCTAAACAAATGGCCGGATGAAAATGGTCTTTGCATCTGTGTGTCCTCGATTGAAGATATTTATAAAtgtttttcatatatatatataattttctcCACTCCTGACACTTCAAAATTATGCCACTGCCTCTTTGCAGTAATGAGATAAATTCTTATTGCCATTTTCTTAATTCTATAATATTGAGTGCAAGTGCGTCACTCCAGATCTACATGTGTAAATTCAGTCAGAACAGGGTTCAATTTACTTTCCCTTACCAGATGCTCCCGGTGATACACACTGACCCCAAGAATCCCTCCGAGGGAAGCTGAAGTGTTTCCCTGGCCAAAGGTGACTGAATCCAGAGATTTGATCATCCTACAGGCTTCTTTTTATCCTCACAGGACCTGCATCCTCTCCCCATGAGGCATTTTTAGATATTTGGGAAGTTACAAGCTAACACAGAGTGTTACTGCAGCTGGGCATATAAGGGGATCGTATTACAAATGGGAGAATAGTGAAAGCACTAGGTTTGCACTAATATCCAGTTGTGTGCAAATTACCTAAGCAATGCTCCTGGAAGAGGTGATGAGTGTAAGTTACACAGAACCACTATTACACTCcgctttcctgcacctcagctctacTCTTTGCTGAAACATAGCCCAGTAGTTCTGCTCTCTCTGGAATTTTTGGAAAGTCTTTCACAGATATTGCAGAGGGATTGTGTTAATGACAGTTAATATAAGTGTTAGAAACAGCTTCTAGTCAGGTATCAGGAGACAGTATCATACAATTGTTCACTGAACAAAGAGTTAATAGCACAAacccattgcaaacagtatgtggagcacttctgaaatactttctgaagcaaaagccattaagcattaaagttaccactgctccttcctgCAGAGATTCTAACaactctgctgctggctttcaATATACAGGCATGTCATGAAAGTTTggtttgtaatatttgtattacaatgaaaAATTTTGCCATAACATTTACACATCTGTGCTTAAGCACACACACACGTcaacccattttttcccctctgatctgctttcagagatgatttctcaggTTAGAGTGGGACTTAAAATGTCGCTTCTGTCATCGGGATTTCTTCAAAACCTGAAAA includes the following:
- the LOC120395389 gene encoding olfactory receptor 51G2-like — protein: MSGVNDTKFNSVVFLLTGIPGQEDMHLWISVPFCLIYVISIVGNSVILFIIKTDRTLHEPMYIFLSMLVITDLGLSICTIPTTLGILLFNSREISLYACFTQVFFIDFLSYIESSVLFLMAFDRFIAISVPLRYASILTPPRIAKMGLVVVLRSVVLIFPLPFLLKQFRYCQANVLSHSYCLHQEVMKMACSDITVNNIYGLSIKLLTVGLDSLLIFFSYVMILKTVLSVAASHVECLRALSTCVSHLCAIMLFYLPHIGLSVIHRFGNSSSRLLQIFLGYIYVLVPPLMNPIVYSVKSKHLRARIIRVFLK